A genomic window from Terrisporobacter glycolicus ATCC 14880 = DSM 1288 includes:
- a CDS encoding NAD(P)/FAD-dependent oxidoreductase, translating to MFDVAIIGAGIAGSAIARQLSKYDLKTVVLEKGVEVCQGTTKANSAIVHGGFDAKEGTLKAKLNVLGCKMYPSICKELSVEYKNNGSLVLAFNENDMEHIHELYERGLKNGASDIEIINGEKVKEIEPNVNEDVVGALWCKSSGIVCPFNLNIAFMENAIINGVELRLESEVLDIKKIEDDYFEIKTNKEIIKSKYVINAAGVYSDKINNLIGGSEFHIIPRKGEYKILDKSEGYKASHTLFTCPTEKGKGVLVTKTVHGNLLVGPNAQVVEKDDITTSKSGLKEIMNGGRKSVPNIDFSKTITSFAGVRATPNTGDFMIFKSRVAKGFINVAGIESPGLASAPAIALYVEDLLKDLIHEDNKELNVNKNFNPIRLKNKPFMEMSLEEQKEILSKDGRYKTIICRCENITEGEIVDAINRPCGAKTVDGVKRRIRPGMGRCQGGFCGPKVVEIIARELNITSEEVLKDYENSKMLVGKAKEVRGETVEI from the coding sequence ATGTTTGATGTAGCAATTATAGGAGCTGGAATTGCAGGAAGCGCAATAGCTAGACAACTATCAAAGTATGATTTAAAAACAGTAGTTTTAGAAAAAGGTGTGGAGGTTTGCCAAGGTACAACTAAGGCTAATAGTGCTATAGTACATGGTGGATTTGATGCAAAAGAAGGAACATTAAAGGCTAAGTTAAATGTTCTAGGTTGTAAAATGTATCCAAGTATTTGTAAAGAATTAAGTGTTGAGTACAAAAATAATGGATCATTAGTTTTAGCTTTCAATGAAAATGATATGGAACATATACATGAGTTATATGAAAGAGGATTAAAAAATGGAGCAAGTGATATTGAAATAATAAATGGAGAAAAGGTGAAAGAAATAGAGCCTAATGTTAATGAAGATGTGGTTGGAGCCCTTTGGTGTAAAAGCTCTGGTATAGTTTGTCCATTTAATTTAAATATAGCTTTTATGGAAAATGCTATTATAAACGGTGTGGAATTAAGACTGGAAAGTGAAGTTTTAGATATAAAGAAAATAGAAGATGATTACTTTGAAATAAAAACAAATAAAGAAATTATAAAATCGAAATATGTAATAAATGCAGCAGGGGTATATTCAGATAAAATTAATAATCTTATTGGTGGAAGCGAGTTTCATATTATACCAAGAAAGGGAGAATATAAAATTTTAGATAAATCTGAAGGATATAAAGCAAGCCATACATTATTTACTTGTCCAACAGAAAAAGGTAAGGGAGTCTTGGTAACTAAAACAGTTCATGGAAACTTATTAGTAGGACCAAATGCTCAGGTTGTAGAAAAAGATGATATAACAACAAGTAAATCTGGTTTAAAAGAGATTATGAATGGTGGAAGAAAATCTGTTCCTAATATAGATTTCTCAAAAACAATAACATCTTTTGCTGGAGTTAGAGCTACACCAAATACAGGAGATTTTATGATATTTAAGTCAAGAGTAGCTAAAGGATTTATAAATGTAGCAGGAATAGAATCACCAGGTCTAGCATCAGCGCCGGCTATAGCTTTATATGTGGAAGATTTATTAAAAGATTTAATTCATGAAGATAATAAAGAATTAAATGTAAATAAAAATTTCAATCCAATAAGACTAAAAAACAAGCCTTTTATGGAAATGAGTTTAGAGGAACAAAAAGAGATTTTAAGTAAAGATGGAAGATATAAAACTATAATTTGTAGATGTGAAAACATTACAGAAGGAGAAATAGTTGACGCTATAAACAGACCTTGCGGTGCAAAAACTGTAGATGGTGTAAAAAGAAGGATTAGACCTGGAATGGGAAGATGCCAAGGAGGATTTTGTGGACCAAAGGTTGTTGAAATTATAGCAAGAGAATTAAATATTACATCAGAAGAAGTTCTAAAAGACTACGAAAATTCAAAGATGTTAGTTGGAAAAGCAAAGGAAGTAAGGGGTGAGACTGTTGAAATATAA
- a CDS encoding glycerol-3-phosphate responsive antiterminator encodes MRELLECNPIIGAIKDDHDLEKVINSDCNVVFLLNGDILTLKEKVNKLKLNDKSVFVHLDMIGGISSNPVIVKYLKNEFHIDGIITTKVSLVKKALEENIDVVQRIFLLDSISLQTSMENIRRVKPSAIEIMPGVITKAVKRLHKEFPDLPIICGGLIDDKQEIIDALKYGAMAVSTTKKELW; translated from the coding sequence ATGAGAGAATTATTAGAATGTAATCCAATAATAGGGGCTATAAAAGATGATCATGATTTAGAAAAAGTTATAAATTCCGATTGTAATGTTGTGTTTTTACTAAATGGGGATATTTTAACATTAAAGGAAAAAGTAAATAAACTTAAGTTAAATGATAAAAGTGTATTTGTTCATTTGGATATGATAGGGGGTATTTCCAGTAACCCTGTAATTGTAAAGTACTTAAAGAATGAATTTCACATAGATGGAATTATAACTACAAAGGTAAGTTTGGTAAAAAAAGCATTAGAAGAAAATATAGATGTTGTACAAAGAATATTTTTGTTAGATTCTATATCATTACAAACTTCTATGGAAAACATAAGAAGGGTAAAACCAAGTGCAATTGAAATTATGCCTGGTGTAATTACTAAAGCAGTCAAAAGACTACACAAGGAGTTTCCTGACTTGCCTATAATATGTGGTGGACTAATTGATGATAAGCAAGAAATTATTGATGCACTAAAATATGGGGCTATGGCAGTATCCACTACGAAAAAAGAATTGTGGTAA
- a CDS encoding alanine/glycine:cation symporter family protein, translating into MTEFINKINGPINSFVWGPVMLALLVGFGIYMTTRTGFFQIRKCNTIVKNTVGSINENKGAVEDGVSPYSAMAAAVASSVGVGSIAGVATAIVTGGPGAVFWMWMSALFGMMTKYSEVVLAVYYRSKNEKGAYYGGPMQYMEKGLKSKGLAILFAIFAGIACFGTGNMTQSNSIATALQGSFAIPTYVTGLVLAVLTGLVIFGGVSRITKTAETLVPVMGLFYILGSLVVIVVNRDTVPAVISSIFTEAFSFKSAGGGIMGYTIMRAMRFGVARGVFSNEAGLGSAPMLHATASTDNPVKQGMWGIFEVFITTICICSMTALVILTTGVIDSGLTGPVLTAEAFSTVFGSFGGAFVSIAITFFAFTSILGWAYYGECSWGYIFKGKQKLVSQIIRSLWIPTVFIGSVGSLDLIWNVSDTFNGLMIIPNIIALFGLSGVVIKLTKSYIKDPDSVKMVDKDVEGIA; encoded by the coding sequence ATGACTGAATTTATAAACAAAATAAATGGGCCAATTAATAGTTTTGTATGGGGACCAGTAATGTTAGCCTTATTGGTTGGTTTTGGTATATATATGACTACTAGAACGGGATTTTTTCAAATTAGAAAATGTAACACAATAGTAAAAAACACTGTAGGTTCTATAAATGAAAACAAAGGTGCAGTAGAAGATGGTGTTTCACCATACTCAGCAATGGCGGCAGCTGTGGCAAGTAGTGTTGGAGTTGGTAGTATAGCGGGTGTTGCAACTGCCATAGTTACAGGTGGACCAGGAGCAGTATTTTGGATGTGGATGTCTGCACTATTTGGAATGATGACAAAATATTCAGAAGTTGTACTAGCTGTATATTATAGAAGTAAAAATGAAAAGGGTGCATATTATGGTGGCCCAATGCAATACATGGAAAAAGGTTTAAAAAGTAAAGGATTAGCAATATTATTTGCTATATTTGCTGGTATTGCTTGTTTTGGAACAGGTAATATGACTCAATCAAACTCAATAGCAACGGCGTTACAAGGTTCATTTGCAATACCTACCTATGTTACAGGATTAGTGCTCGCAGTATTAACAGGTTTAGTTATATTTGGTGGGGTTTCTCGTATAACAAAAACTGCTGAAACTTTAGTTCCAGTTATGGGATTATTCTATATTTTAGGATCTCTTGTAGTTATAGTTGTAAATAGAGATACAGTACCAGCTGTTATATCTTCTATATTTACTGAAGCATTTAGTTTTAAATCTGCAGGTGGAGGTATAATGGGATATACAATAATGAGAGCTATGAGATTTGGAGTAGCAAGGGGAGTGTTCTCAAACGAAGCAGGACTTGGATCAGCTCCAATGCTTCATGCAACTGCGTCTACAGACAATCCAGTAAAACAAGGTATGTGGGGAATTTTCGAAGTATTTATAACAACAATTTGTATTTGTTCTATGACAGCTTTAGTTATACTTACTACTGGTGTTATAGATTCTGGATTAACGGGACCAGTTCTTACAGCAGAAGCTTTTAGTACAGTCTTTGGTTCATTTGGAGGAGCTTTTGTATCTATAGCAATTACTTTCTTTGCTTTTACATCAATATTAGGATGGGCATATTATGGAGAGTGTAGCTGGGGTTATATTTTTAAAGGAAAACAAAAACTAGTATCACAAATAATAAGGTCATTATGGATACCTACAGTATTTATAGGTTCAGTAGGAAGTCTTGATTTAATATGGAATGTTTCAGATACATTTAATGGGCTTATGATAATACCAAATATCATTGCATTATTTGGACTTTCTGGAGTAGTAATAAAGCTTACAAAGTCATATATTAAAGATCCAGATTCTGTGAAAATGGTAGATAAGGATGTAGAAGGTATAGCATAA
- a CDS encoding sugar-binding transcriptional regulator gives MKNLLKIQQKLIPEVIDIMTKRYLILREISLSEPIGRRALATNLQSGERIIRSEIELLKKQGLIDVNLKGMTITEEGKEILSDLKESMNDVIGLNSLQEELRQVLGIKKVLLIPGSYEKNNSLLKDIGKQASKYFLSVLKDDDIVSIAGGSTMLEFAKSIKCDKKFSSTVVVPARGSVGLDVETQSNNVVAEVSKNIHSTYKLLNIPDELGEESIKTLTQEPEINKTLKLIQNSNVLVFSIGRADEMVKRRKLSDEKAKEIMDKDAIGEAFGHYFNKKGEIVYKLNTVGIDMESFKNKRETIAVFAGRKKAEAFIPISKLNENLVLVTDEDSARRILELTVNN, from the coding sequence ATGAAAAATTTATTAAAAATTCAGCAAAAGTTAATTCCTGAAGTTATTGATATTATGACAAAGAGATATTTAATTTTAAGAGAAATATCTTTAAGCGAACCAATAGGAAGACGAGCTTTAGCAACAAATCTCCAAAGTGGAGAAAGAATAATAAGATCAGAAATAGAACTTTTAAAAAAACAAGGTCTTATAGATGTAAATTTAAAAGGTATGACTATTACCGAAGAAGGTAAAGAAATATTAAGTGATCTAAAAGAGAGTATGAATGATGTAATAGGACTTAATTCTCTTCAAGAAGAGCTAAGACAGGTTCTAGGAATCAAAAAAGTCTTGCTAATACCTGGTAGCTATGAAAAAAATAACAGTTTACTGAAAGATATTGGGAAACAAGCTTCAAAATATTTTTTAAGTGTACTTAAGGATGATGACATAGTTTCAATTGCTGGTGGAAGTACAATGCTTGAATTTGCTAAGTCAATTAAATGTGATAAAAAATTTAGCTCTACAGTAGTAGTTCCAGCAAGAGGTAGTGTTGGTCTCGATGTTGAGACACAATCAAATAATGTAGTAGCAGAGGTAAGTAAGAATATACATTCAACTTACAAATTGCTAAACATACCAGATGAGCTTGGTGAAGAGTCAATAAAAACTCTTACACAAGAACCAGAAATAAATAAAACATTGAAATTAATACAAAATTCCAATGTGCTTGTATTTAGTATTGGTAGAGCTGATGAAATGGTAAAAAGAAGAAAATTATCAGATGAAAAAGCAAAAGAGATAATGGACAAAGACGCTATAGGTGAAGCCTTTGGTCATTACTTTAATAAAAAAGGGGAAATTGTTTATAAGTTAAATACAGTTGGGATTGATATGGAATCTTTCAAAAACAAAAGAGAAACTATAGCTGTATTTGCGGGGAGAAAAAAAGCAGAAGCTTTTATTCCAATTTCCAAACTAAACGAGAATTTAGTTCTTGTTACAGATGAAGATAGTGCAAGAAGAATTCTTGAACTTACTGTGAATAACTAG
- a CDS encoding glycyl-radical enzyme activating protein, with protein MLNTKEKGVVLQMQDYSINDGSGVRTIIFLPGCPLRCKWCANPETWTTGRKLVFYKHKCISCGRCKNVCPNGLDPVNMKRPNEECETCGKCVQACLNRSLDIVCTLKDAQEVVECVRKEEIFFRYTGGGITFSGGEPFVQSEFLRTLVNKFSILGIDMWVETCGHFEFDNVKDIIAELNHVFLDLKHMDSNRHKEYTGVGNEKILENAKKINEMGVPITVRIPSIPGVNLTEENIRNTAKFMKENMKGATIELLPYHELGKAKYTSLGMEDKYNKFTTPTNEELEFAYNIFKEYEIIIEEYK; from the coding sequence ATGTTGAATACTAAAGAAAAAGGAGTAGTTCTGCAAATGCAGGACTACTCAATTAACGACGGATCTGGAGTGCGTACTATAATATTTTTACCAGGATGTCCACTAAGGTGTAAATGGTGTGCAAACCCAGAAACTTGGACTACTGGAAGGAAACTTGTGTTTTATAAACACAAATGTATAAGTTGTGGAAGGTGTAAAAATGTATGTCCAAATGGTCTTGATCCTGTAAATATGAAGAGACCTAATGAAGAATGTGAAACTTGTGGAAAATGTGTACAAGCTTGCTTAAATAGAAGTTTAGATATTGTGTGCACATTAAAAGATGCACAAGAAGTTGTTGAATGTGTAAGAAAAGAAGAAATTTTCTTTAGATATACAGGTGGCGGGATAACATTTTCAGGAGGTGAACCATTTGTACAATCAGAATTCTTACGTACACTTGTTAATAAATTTAGTATATTAGGAATAGATATGTGGGTTGAAACATGTGGCCATTTTGAATTTGATAATGTGAAAGATATCATAGCAGAGTTAAATCATGTGTTTTTAGATCTTAAACATATGGACAGTAATAGACATAAAGAATATACAGGTGTTGGAAATGAAAAGATTTTAGAAAATGCAAAAAAAATAAATGAAATGGGTGTACCAATAACAGTTAGAATACCATCCATACCAGGTGTTAATCTTACTGAAGAAAATATCCGAAATACGGCTAAATTTATGAAAGAGAATATGAAGGGTGCAACTATTGAACTTTTGCCATACCATGAGCTTGGTAAGGCTAAATATACTTCATTAGGAATGGAAGATAAGTATAATAAATTTACCACTCCTACCAATGAAGAGTTAGAATTTGCATACAATATATTTAAAGAATATGAAATTATAATAGAGGAATATAAATAA
- a CDS encoding phosphoglycerate kinase, translated as MLNKKTIEDINVNGKKVLVRCDFNVPLQDGKITDENRLNGALPTIKYLIENGARVILCSHMGKPKGEPKPELSLVPVAARLSEMLGKEVVFAADDNVVGEKARAAVEKMENGDVVLLQNTRYRKEETKNEENFSKELASLAEIFVNDAFGTAHRAHCSTVGAGEFLNERACGYLIQKELKFLGEAVANPVRPFTAILGGSKVSDKIAVINQLLDKVDNIIIGGGMAYTFLKAQGYEIGTSLCEEDKVDYAKEMLEKAKEKGVNFLLPVDSRAAAKFAADAEVVVTEDQNIPAGHMGLDIGPKSESKFVDVVNNSKTIVWNGPMGVFEFEAFAKGTLAIAKAMANLEDATTVIGGGDSAAAVNQLGFGDKMTHVSTGGGASLEFLEGKELPGIVALDNK; from the coding sequence ATGTTAAACAAAAAAACAATCGAAGATATAAATGTAAACGGAAAAAAAGTATTAGTAAGATGTGATTTCAATGTTCCATTACAAGACGGAAAAATAACTGATGAGAATAGATTAAATGGAGCTCTTCCAACTATAAAATACTTAATAGAAAATGGAGCTAGAGTTATACTTTGTTCACACATGGGAAAACCAAAAGGGGAACCTAAACCAGAATTATCTTTAGTACCAGTAGCTGCTAGATTATCTGAAATGTTAGGTAAAGAAGTAGTATTTGCTGCAGATGACAATGTTGTTGGGGAAAAGGCAAGAGCGGCTGTAGAAAAAATGGAAAATGGTGATGTAGTACTACTACAAAACACTAGATATAGAAAAGAAGAAACTAAAAACGAAGAAAATTTCTCAAAAGAATTAGCTTCATTAGCTGAAATATTTGTAAATGATGCTTTCGGTACTGCTCATAGAGCTCACTGTTCAACAGTAGGTGCTGGAGAATTCTTAAATGAAAGAGCTTGTGGATACTTAATTCAAAAAGAATTAAAATTCTTAGGAGAAGCAGTAGCAAATCCAGTAAGACCTTTCACAGCTATACTTGGAGGATCAAAGGTATCTGATAAAATAGCAGTTATAAACCAATTATTAGACAAAGTTGATAACATAATAATAGGTGGAGGAATGGCTTATACATTCTTAAAGGCTCAAGGTTACGAAATAGGAACTTCTTTATGTGAAGAAGATAAAGTAGATTACGCAAAAGAAATGTTAGAAAAGGCTAAAGAAAAAGGTGTTAACTTCTTATTACCAGTTGACTCAAGAGCAGCTGCTAAATTTGCTGCTGATGCAGAAGTTGTTGTAACAGAAGATCAAAATATACCTGCAGGTCACATGGGACTTGATATAGGACCTAAATCGGAATCTAAATTCGTAGACGTTGTAAATAACTCTAAAACAATAGTATGGAATGGACCAATGGGAGTATTCGAATTTGAAGCTTTCGCAAAAGGTACGTTAGCAATAGCTAAAGCTATGGCTAACTTAGAAGACGCTACTACTGTAATAGGTGGTGGAGATAGTGCTGCTGCTGTTAACCAACTAGGATTCGGAGACAAAATGACTCACGTTTCAACTGGTGGAGGAGCATCATTAGAATTCTTAGAAGGAAAAGAATTACCAGGAATAGTTGCTTTAGATAACAAATAA
- a CDS encoding glycerophosphodiester phosphodiesterase, which yields MKVFAHRGASGDYPENTMLAFSKALSIGVDGIELDVHKSKDGQLVVIHDEDVQRTFKARGLIKDSTLEEIKNFTCRKSEFIENEYCKIPTLREVFELIKNENIILNVEAKTDLIHYDLEQDLLDLIKEYGIEDKIFISSFNHQCLNILQNLDNRFKYGALYEYKKDYAPETNVVEHAKKLNVYSINISQQLVSKEIVDLAHKNNIKVFVYTINKPNSMRKMIDFNVDGVFSDYPDLMNEILKEY from the coding sequence ATGAAAGTTTTTGCCCATAGGGGAGCCAGTGGTGACTATCCCGAAAATACTATGTTGGCCTTTTCAAAAGCTTTATCAATAGGTGTAGATGGAATTGAATTGGATGTTCATAAAAGCAAAGATGGACAATTAGTTGTTATACATGATGAAGATGTTCAAAGAACTTTTAAAGCTAGGGGACTTATAAAAGACTCTACTTTGGAGGAAATCAAAAACTTTACGTGTAGAAAATCTGAATTTATTGAAAATGAATATTGTAAAATACCAACATTAAGAGAAGTTTTTGAGCTAATTAAAAATGAAAATATTATTTTGAATGTTGAAGCAAAAACTGATTTAATACACTATGATTTAGAACAAGATCTTTTGGATTTAATCAAAGAATATGGCATTGAAGATAAAATTTTTATTTCTTCTTTTAATCATCAGTGCTTAAATATTTTACAAAACTTAGATAATAGATTTAAGTATGGTGCTCTTTATGAGTATAAAAAAGACTATGCTCCAGAAACTAATGTTGTTGAACATGCTAAAAAATTAAATGTATATAGTATTAATATTTCACAACAATTAGTTTCAAAAGAAATCGTAGATTTAGCTCACAAAAATAATATAAAAGTGTTTGTTTATACTATTAATAAACCTAATTCAATGAGAAAAATGATAGATTTTAATGTGGATGGTGTATTTTCAGATTATCCAGATTTAATGAATGAAATATTGAAAGAATATTAG
- a CDS encoding DUF1667 domain-containing protein, whose amino-acid sequence MKREITCIVCPKGCQMIVNNIDGQYIVEGNSCIRGAKYGVDEVTNPKRMVTSTVRLEGAYLNMLPVKTSSSVPKDLVFEIMSILSTIKITAPVKVGDIIVKDVLNTGADIVSTKTINNICESYGKEELRKIL is encoded by the coding sequence ATGAAAAGAGAAATAACTTGCATAGTATGTCCTAAAGGATGCCAAATGATAGTTAATAATATAGATGGACAATATATAGTAGAAGGAAATAGTTGCATTAGGGGTGCAAAATATGGTGTGGATGAAGTTACTAACCCAAAAAGAATGGTCACTTCTACAGTAAGATTAGAAGGAGCTTATTTGAATATGCTTCCAGTAAAAACATCATCATCTGTGCCAAAAGATTTAGTTTTTGAAATAATGAGTATATTATCAACAATAAAAATTACTGCACCAGTAAAAGTTGGAGATATAATCGTAAAAGATGTATTAAATACAGGAGCAGATATAGTAAGTACTAAAACAATAAATAATATATGTGAGTCTTATGGAAAAGAAGAATTAAGAAAAATTTTATAA
- the gap gene encoding type I glyceraldehyde-3-phosphate dehydrogenase, which yields MVKVAINGFGRIGRLALRKLMEQTEEFEVVAINDLTDAKTLAHLFKYDTAQGRFNGEIVVEDGAFVVNGHKIKVTAERNPADLPWAELGVDIVLECTGFFTSQEKAGLHLEAGAKKVVVSAPATGDVKTVVFNTNQDILDGSETVISGASCTTNCLAPMAKTLNDKFGIEKGLMTTIHAYTNDQNTLDGPHPKGDLRRARAAAGNIVPNTTGAAKAIGLVIPELKGKLDGAAQRVPVVTGSLTELVCTLKKNVTVEEINAAMKEAANESFGYTEEYLVSSDIIGISYGSLFDATQTRVMEVDGKQLVKTVSWYDNEMSYTSQLIRTLGYFAKLAK from the coding sequence ATGGTTAAAGTAGCAATCAATGGATTTGGTAGAATAGGTAGATTAGCATTAAGAAAATTAATGGAGCAAACAGAGGAGTTTGAAGTAGTTGCAATAAACGACTTAACAGACGCTAAAACATTAGCTCATTTATTTAAATATGATACAGCTCAAGGTAGATTCAACGGTGAAATAGTTGTTGAAGATGGTGCTTTCGTAGTAAACGGACACAAAATAAAAGTTACAGCTGAAAGAAACCCAGCTGACTTACCATGGGCAGAACTTGGAGTGGATATAGTATTAGAGTGTACTGGATTCTTCACTTCTCAAGAAAAAGCTGGTCTTCACTTAGAAGCAGGAGCTAAAAAAGTTGTTGTATCTGCACCAGCAACTGGTGATGTTAAAACTGTAGTTTTCAACACTAACCAAGATATATTAGATGGATCTGAAACAGTTATATCAGGAGCATCTTGTACAACTAACTGTTTAGCACCAATGGCTAAAACTTTAAATGACAAATTCGGTATAGAAAAAGGTCTTATGACTACTATACATGCATATACAAATGACCAAAATACTTTAGATGGCCCTCATCCAAAAGGTGATTTAAGAAGAGCTAGAGCTGCAGCAGGAAACATAGTTCCTAACACTACAGGAGCTGCAAAAGCTATAGGTTTAGTTATACCAGAATTAAAAGGTAAATTAGACGGAGCTGCTCAAAGAGTTCCAGTTGTAACTGGTTCATTAACTGAATTAGTTTGTACATTAAAGAAAAATGTAACAGTTGAAGAAATAAATGCTGCAATGAAAGAAGCTGCTAACGAATCATTTGGATACACTGAAGAATACTTAGTATCTTCTGACATAATAGGAATAAGCTACGGTTCATTATTCGATGCAACTCAAACAAGAGTTATGGAAGTTGACGGAAAGCAATTAGTTAAGACTGTTTCTTGGTACGACAACGAAATGTCTTACACTTCTCAATTAATAAGAACATTAGGATACTTTGCTAAATTAGCTAAATAG
- a CDS encoding NAD(P)/FAD-dependent oxidoreductase — translation MLKYNVIVIGGGPAGLGAAVEAKKNGAEKVLIVERDRELGGILNQCIHNGFGLHEFKEELTGPEYAGRFIQMAAESNIDHVLNTMVLSIDDDGENKVVRILGENGLEEIKADAVVLAMGCRERTRGAIDIPGYRPAGVYNAGAAQRYMNMEGYMVGKKVVIYGSGDIGLIMARRMTLEGAEVKCVVEINPHSSGLTRNIVQCLDDFNIPLKLQTCINYIHGKDRVEGVTLAKLDENREVVPGSEEFIECDTLLLSVGLIPENELSTNVGVELDKKTSGPIVDSSMSTNIEGIFACGNVVHVHDLVDFVTKESRIAGKKAALYVKNKNERLSKLDNKKINTVAGDGISYIVPQSLSLDSNEDVNLFMRVRNICNNKKLVVRSGDKVILEKKRPHMIPSEMETLKIGKEKLSNIKEDISICVEEV, via the coding sequence CTGTTGAAATATAATGTGATTGTAATTGGAGGCGGTCCTGCAGGACTTGGAGCAGCTGTTGAAGCAAAGAAAAATGGAGCAGAAAAAGTATTAATAGTAGAAAGAGATAGAGAGCTTGGTGGAATTTTAAATCAATGTATTCACAATGGATTTGGATTACATGAGTTCAAAGAAGAATTAACAGGACCAGAGTACGCAGGTAGATTTATTCAAATGGCAGCAGAAAGTAATATAGATCATGTGTTAAATACAATGGTTCTTAGTATAGATGATGATGGAGAAAACAAAGTAGTAAGAATTTTAGGAGAAAATGGATTAGAAGAAATAAAAGCCGATGCTGTAGTTCTTGCAATGGGATGTAGAGAAAGAACTAGAGGAGCAATAGATATTCCAGGATACAGACCAGCAGGAGTTTATAATGCAGGTGCAGCCCAAAGATATATGAATATGGAAGGCTATATGGTAGGTAAAAAAGTAGTTATTTATGGCTCAGGAGATATAGGGTTAATAATGGCAAGACGTATGACTTTGGAAGGTGCAGAGGTTAAATGTGTTGTGGAAATAAATCCTCACTCAAGTGGATTAACTAGAAACATAGTTCAATGTTTAGATGACTTTAATATTCCTTTAAAACTACAAACATGTATAAACTACATACATGGAAAAGATAGAGTGGAAGGGGTAACTTTAGCTAAACTAGATGAAAATAGAGAAGTTGTACCAGGAAGCGAAGAATTTATAGAATGTGATACTTTACTTCTTTCTGTAGGATTAATCCCAGAAAATGAACTTTCTACTAATGTTGGAGTAGAACTAGATAAAAAAACTAGTGGACCAATTGTGGATAGTAGTATGTCTACTAATATAGAAGGAATTTTTGCCTGTGGGAATGTGGTTCATGTTCATGACTTGGTGGACTTTGTTACAAAAGAAAGTAGAATAGCAGGAAAAAAAGCTGCCTTATATGTAAAAAATAAGAATGAAAGATTAAGTAAACTAGATAATAAAAAAATAAACACTGTGGCAGGAGACGGAATATCATATATTGTACCACAAAGTTTGAGTCTAGACTCAAATGAAGATGTAAATCTATTTATGAGAGTAAGAAATATTTGCAACAATAAGAAGTTAGTTGTTAGAAGTGGAGATAAAGTTATATTAGAAAAGAAAAGGCCTCATATGATACCGTCAGAAATGGAAACTTTAAAAATAGGTAAAGAAAAGTTATCTAATATAAAAGAAGATATAAGTATTTGTGTGGAGGAGGTTTAA